In Bernardetia litoralis DSM 6794, the genomic window TTGTGCCACAGAGTATGGATTTAGCTTTGGTTTTTGTATTTCGACTTACAAATAAATAAAGAAGTCTATTTTTTGGATATTTATAGTTGAAATTTTAAGGTATTTAAAGTTTTTTCATTTGAATTTAAAATTTCCTAACTCATAGTTTTATTTTGTCATAATACTACATTTGTCTTACCTTTAGGAATCCTAATACATAAAAATAACTCAATTAAGCAAATCAAAAACATCTTTTTGCATTTTGTGAGCAATATTTGAGCATTAAAAACACATTTATTTATTCATCAATGATTACATTTATAACATCATTAGTAATATTATTACTTGGTTACCTTTTTTATGGCAAATTTGTAGATAAAACTTTCAAATCAGACCCTACTAGAGAAACGCCAGCACATACTTTGGAAGATGGGGTAGATTATGTTCCCATGAACAGTAATAGAAATGCATTTATTCAGATTTTAAATATTGCAGGAGTTGGTCCTATATTCGGGCCTATTCTTGGAGCTTTGTATGGTCCTTCTGCTTTTCTGTGGATTGTTTTTGGGTCTATCTTCGCTGGAGGAGTACATGATTATCTTACTGGAATGATTTCTCTGCGTTATGGAGGCGCTCATTTACCTGAACTTGCTTCTAGATTTTTGGGGAAATATTTTAGTCATATTGTTAATTTCTTTATCTTATTACTTCTTGTTTTGGTCGGAACTGTTTTTGTAACAGCACCAGCAAAAATGATTAATGAATTGATGAATAGTGAAACTAACTATATAATTCCGATTACTTTTTGCATTTTCATTTATTATATTATTGCTACTTTGTTGCCTATTGATAAAGTAATAGGTAAAATTTATCCAGTCTTAGGTTTTTTACTTTTACTAAGTGCTGTCGGAATTTGTGGTGGAATGTTTATCTCTGGAAATCCAATTCCTGAATTAACTTTAGAAAATTTACATCCCAAAGGAACACCATATTATCCAGTTATATTCTTAACCATTTCTTGTGGTGCTTTATCTGGATTTCATGCTTCTCAATCTCCTATTATTTCTCGTACCATGGATAATGAGAAAGACGGTAGAAAAGTATTTTATGGAATGATGATTTTGGAGGCTTTCATAGCTATGATTTGGGCTGCTGCCACAATGAGTTTAATGGATGGAGATAATATCAGTCAATTGCTTGCAAGTGGTGGCCCTGCTGCTGTTGTGAATGAAATTGCAGTTGTATTTTTAGGAACTATTGGAGGAACAATCGCTGTTATCGGAATTATAGTTTTACCAATTACGTCTGGAGATACTTCTTTTAGAGCTGCAAGAATGATTATTGCTGATTATCTTAAAATAGACCAGAAAACATTAAAAAATCGTTTTATAGTAGCTATTCCTTTATTTATAATTTCATATATCCTTACTAATATGGATTTTCAATTATTATGGAGGTATTTTTCTTGGTCAAATCAAGTTTCATCTGCTATAGCTTTATGGATTGGAACTATTTATTTATATCAAAATAAAAAATACTATATAATTGCTTTAGCTCCAGCATTTTTTATTACTTCAGTTATCTTTTCTTATCTCTTCTATGACCCTACTATTGGTTTTGGATTAGATGTAACAGCATCAAATTGGATTGGATTAACTTCATCTATCCTAATTACAATTCTTTTCTTTGTGACAATGAAAAAAAGAGAAAAACTAGTACAAAAGGGTTAAATTAATAATTTAAAAAACTATGGCTTTAAAAACACAAGCAACTGAATATCAATTAATTATAACTTGTAAATAGTAATTTAATTACTGAAGTTGTTTGAGAATGAGTTTTGTGTGCGTTTTTGTTGGTGTTGCTATGCTAAAACACCAACAAAGGCAAACCTTTGACCTATAATGACCTACAAATTTCAATATAAAAACAATCTATTTTCTATTTTAAATTGGTCTGTACCATAGGTCTGACCAGTTTAAAATACGTATTTAAAGCTCTGAAAAAGCTTTTTTTGTTCAAATCAGACCTAAAAGTATAGATTTTTTAGGTATAAATAATTAAGCCCAATTACTTAACTCTATTTATACAACAATTTGTTATGCACTCATTTCATTCTGCAAAAAATTTATAATTAAATTCTTACAATAATTCTGTTTCAATAAAAGTAGCTAATTCGTCATACCATTCTGTTCCATATTTTCGAATCAAAGGAGTTTTCAAAAATTTATAAACAGGCACTTTCAGTTCTTTTCCAAAGCTACAAGCTGCTGTACAAATATCCCACTCATCATAATTTATGGCATCAAAACTAGTATATTTTGTAATGCGAATTGGGTACAAATGACAAGAAATAGGTTTTTGATAATCAATTTTTCCAGCTTCAAAAGCTTTTTCTATTCCACATTTAGTAATTCCTTTTTCGTCATAAGTAACATAGGCACAGGCAGTATTTCTTTCAATAAGTGTAGTTGAAAAATCATTATCTTCATCTAAAACATATTTTCCCTGTTTTTCTATGGCTTCAATTCCTTCTTCTGTCAAAAATGGTTTTACATCTTCATAAATATCTTCTAAAATATGTCTTTCCTCATCATCTAAAGGTGCGCCCATTTCACCTTCTACACAACATGCTCCTTTGCATTTGTTCAGATTACAAACAAATTGAGTAAAGGCTACATTATCACTGACAAGAGTATTTTTTATAGGAATCAAAATATTGGCTGGTTGCTGGTTCAAAGTTTTTTTTATTTTTATAAAATTGGATTGCAAAATTACAAAAAAGAATTAAATATTAATTTAATTTCAAAACTAACTTTTCTAAATAATGAGTTTTTATTCCAAAAAAGGATTTTAGCTCTTCAAATTCTTTTAATTTTTGTTCTTTTCTAGCTGATTCTAACAAACTTTCTTTTTTGGTTGCAATCAATAATACATTTTTTGGTGTGTGAGCATCCGAAATAAACTCAACAGCTTTTGTCTGATAACCACAATAATTGAGCAATAAACAGCGCATTGTATCAGTTAGCATTTCGGCTTGTCGCTCCAAAAAAACACCATAGGAAGTAAGAGGAGAAAGTATATTTTGCGTTTTATTTTCTTTAGCCTCCATTTCTTTTCGAATCTGTTTATGACAACAAGGCGCAACAACTATCAATTCGGCATCGGCTTCAATTCCCTTAAAAATTGCATCATCGGTTGCAGTATCACAAGCATGTAAGGCAATCAAAACCTGTGTTTTTTCTTCTATTGTATCTTTTTCTTCTTTAATTTTATAGCCTTCTATTGTTCCCTCTACAAAACTAAGATTTTCAAAATTTGATTCTATGGCAATTTGATTGCATAATTCTACCAAATCTTTTCTAAACTCTACACCGATTGTATTTACTTTGAGTTTCAAATTATTTTTTAAATAATCATATAAAGCAAAAGTTAGATAACCTTTTCCAGCTCCCATATCTGTAATTTGCAATGGTTTTTGAGTTGGTAATTGCTTCAACAAAACACTCAAAATTTCTATATATTGATTGATTTGCTTGTATTTGTCCTGTGTATTTTGATAAACCTTTCCTGTTTTGTCCGTTATTTTGAGAGCTTGTAGATATTTTTTTGAATTCCCAGTTTTATCTTTTGTTTGAATAACTCGTTTTTTTTGTTTGTCGTGCGAAATAGAAATAGCTTGTTTTTGAGTTGGTTTTTGGGAATAAATTGATGGAGTTTTACTTATATTTTTAATATGCAAATCAAATTCTGTTGTAAATAAAATGGCTTGATTAAAAAAACCTTGATTATCTATTTCTTGATTAATAGAATCTCCTTTTGTGAGAAATGTTATAATTTTATTTATTCCTTCTTCAGTAGAATAATTTTTAGTAATATCATTTGTTTTGTGTCGATAGACAAAAGTTAGCTTTTCTTCTCGTTTGATAATCGTTTTACGAATCAAGATTTTTTGAAGGCTAGAATTAATTTTGATGTCTTTGGTAGGATTGCCAACAATAATGGGCTTATTTTCTTGATTAGAGATAAAATTTGATAATGTAATTTTGATAAAACTACCATTTTGCAAACTTTCCTTTATTTTTTCTATAAATTGATGACGCATTTTATTTTATAATTATTCAAAAATCAATTTTCCTTTTCTACAATTTTATCTATTTCTATTTGTCCAAAATACTTGTATATTTTCAGTATCAAAACAAGCGCAATCGTAATTTCGGCAGCAGCCACCACAATAATTAAAAGTACAAATAAATGAGATTCTACTGTTCTTGAAAAAGCTATAAAGTTCAGCATTGAAGCTGTTAGCATGAGTTCAATTCCCATCAAAACCAACATTGCATTTTTTCGTGTCAAGGCAATCAAAATTCCGATTCCAAATAAAATGGCTGCTACAAAAAGTATCATAAAAATATAATTATGAAATGAATATTCAGCGAAGCTAATTACGGATTAAAAATTACATCTATACTAATCTAAGGAATAGAAATTAATTAACATATACAACTTTCAATATAAATAGTTGATATTCAATATGTTAAGCTCATAATTTTTAATTAACTTCGCTGCTTTAACAGGTCGTAATTGTTCCTAAGTTTTTACATAATTACATTCGTAATCCGTAATTTTTAATCTGTAATTGTTTACTAGAAGTTAGGAGAAAGTAAATATTGAGAATAAAAATCATCAATTACTTTTACAGCTTCATCAGCCGTATCTACCAAACTAATTAGGTTCAAATCTTCAGCACTTACATTTTGTTCTTTTTCCAAAACAGTTGTTTTTATCCAGTCCATCATTCCACCCCAAAACTCTTTACCTACCAAAACAATAGGAAAACGAGCAATTTTTTTTGTTTGAATAAGTGTATAAGCCTCAAAAAGCTCATCTAAAGTACCCAAACCTCCTGGCATTACGATAAAACCTTGCGAATATTTTACAAACATTACTTTACGAACAAAGAAATAATCAAAATTGATAAGTTTATCTAAGTCAATATATGGATTTGCGCCTTGTTCGAATGGCAAAACAATATTTAAACCCACTGATTTTCCTTTTTCTGACCTTGCTCCCTTGTTGCCAGCTTCCATAATTCCAGGCCCTCCACCCGTAATTACACCATAGCCATGACGCACTAATTTGGCTGCAATTTCTTCAGTAAGTTTGTAATATTTGTGGTCTGGCGAAGTACGAGCAGAACCAAAAATAGAAACACAAGGTCCTATTCGTGCCAATTTTTCAAATCCTTCTACAAACTCTGCCATTACCTTAAATATAACCCAAGAATTTGCTGATTTTATTTCACTCCAATTTCTTTTCTGAAAAGCTCTAACTAAGCGTTGTTCTTCTTCTGTTTTTCCATTCAAAATATCTTTTGCATCTGTATTTCCTTCCATATCATTCAAATCAGGCTGATGTGGTTTTTCAGATTTTCCTTCATTTGAAATAGATTGAGAAGTAAGTTTGTGTTTTTTGATTGGTTCGTTTTGGTTTTCGTCGTATGGCATTATAATAATTATATTTAATTGAATAGTTTAGTTAAATGAGTAGTTTTGATGATTAAGTACTCTGTTTTCTAATTCTGATTTTTTTATCAAAATTTTAAACAGAACGGCTAATATACAGAAAGTAATTTTAAATCAAAAAATAAACTGAATTAGGATTTTCTTATAAAAAAAGTATACTGTCATTCTTTATGCTTTGAGAATTTATTAATTGAAGTTGTTTAAGAATTAAAAAATAAATTCTTTTTTCGCTCTAAAAATTATATTTCTACATTTCTTGTTCAAGCATTTTGCTTGGACGCTCTTTTTCGCAAGCAGATGCTTGCAAAAGGATAAGCACAAGATAGAATCTTGTGCTAGATAAATTCTTAAACAACTTCATTATCTGATATAAAAATCATTGACAAGTAAAACTAATTCGAATAAGTTTTGTTTTTACTTCTTATAGAATTTTATCTTGATAAATTACTCTAAAAAAAGCTATCTTTTTTACCATAAAAAACGTGCTACATTGTTTTAAAAAAAATCATTCTTAACAATGTAAAATTACATTTTTTACTTGCATAGAAGCTAATTATTTTTAATGACTACGAATTTCAGAGTTAGACGTAATCTAAACTTAAAAAAAAAATTTTTTTCACCTTACGTAACATTTTAGTAAAGATTGCGTAATACCGAAACCTACACGAACCCTTTAACACTATCAAAAACAGCGATTATTGCTTAAAGAAAGTTCTATTACTATTCAAAAGGTAGCGTATTCTTTAGGAAAAAACCGATTTTTTTTCTCAGTTTTTTTTCTCAATTTTGTTATCAGAATACACATACATGGAAAGATAATCACTACTGTACCCTACCTTTTTTACGAGTTTAAAATTTAGGGTATAAAAAAAGAAGTGTTTATTTTTGTAATAACCAAACCACAAAACTAAACCCTTCTAATTATGAGATATTCTCTCACTAACGAAATTAATAAATTAATAGACCGTTTCCCAATTCTTTCGCACCTTTCTCGTAAAAAATTTCTAGCTATGTATATTTTAGCTTTAATTAATAGTAGAAATGTGCAATTTTGTGAAACAGCAAATCACCTCAATCCAGAAGTTAAAAATAAATCTAATGAAACTAGAATACAAGATTTTTACAGAAAAGCAGAGTTAAATTTTGACCAAATTGCACTTCTATTTTTTTGTATTTTTCCCTCTTCTCAAAAATTAGACATTGTTATAGATCGTACAGAATGGGATTTTGGTAAATATCAATGCAATATTCTAATGGTTGTGCTAAGTAATCGTACACTTACTTTACCTTTTTATTGGGAATTATTAGATAATAAAAGTGGCAATTCCAACACCGAAAATAGGATAGATTTAGTAAAAAAATGTTTGGACATCATTCTTCCTCAACGAATTAGTTTATTTGTTGGAGATAGGGAATTTGTAGGTCATAATTGGTTTAAGTATCTGAAATACAATAAGATAAATTTTTGTTTTCGAATTCCCAAACATCATAATATTGTTCATTATGACGAACACATGAATAAAATAGTGCAAAAAGCAGAGCATCTTCATCAAGCTTATCCTAATGGAATAACTTTGTCTAATAGATTAGTAGATGGTATTGTAGGAAATGTATATATAGGAACAGGAAAAGATGGAGAACTTTTATTTTTATTTGGCAATTTAGCAGCTCCTACTTTACCTAAATACTATGAAAGAAGGTGGACAATAGAAAGCTTTTTTCAGAACTTAAAAGGAAGAGGTTTTAATTTAAAAATTAC contains:
- a CDS encoding class I SAM-dependent methyltransferase, with the translated sequence MRHQFIEKIKESLQNGSFIKITLSNFISNQENKPIIVGNPTKDIKINSSLQKILIRKTIIKREEKLTFVYRHKTNDITKNYSTEEGINKIITFLTKGDSINQEIDNQGFFNQAILFTTEFDLHIKNISKTPSIYSQKPTQKQAISISHDKQKKRVIQTKDKTGNSKKYLQALKITDKTGKVYQNTQDKYKQINQYIEILSVLLKQLPTQKPLQITDMGAGKGYLTFALYDYLKNNLKLKVNTIGVEFRKDLVELCNQIAIESNFENLSFVEGTIEGYKIKEEKDTIEEKTQVLIALHACDTATDDAIFKGIEADAELIVVAPCCHKQIRKEMEAKENKTQNILSPLTSYGVFLERQAEMLTDTMRCLLLNYCGYQTKAVEFISDAHTPKNVLLIATKKESLLESARKEQKLKEFEELKSFFGIKTHYLEKLVLKLN
- a CDS encoding IS4 family transposase → MRYSLTNEINKLIDRFPILSHLSRKKFLAMYILALINSRNVQFCETANHLNPEVKNKSNETRIQDFYRKAELNFDQIALLFFCIFPSSQKLDIVIDRTEWDFGKYQCNILMVVLSNRTLTLPFYWELLDNKSGNSNTENRIDLVKKCLDIILPQRISLFVGDREFVGHNWFKYLKYNKINFCFRIPKHHNIVHYDEHMNKIVQKAEHLHQAYPNGITLSNRLVDGIVGNVYIGTGKDGELLFLFGNLAAPTLPKYYERRWTIESFFQNLKGRGFNLKITHLQNSEKLKKLIACVSLAYAFCSNTGLYEHRKVQKIKNKNHGRKSTSFARKGIDIIRDLLKQTELLDQLVEKFVRIICINARKIIAKSDFLHEKMVI
- the nuoK gene encoding NADH-quinone oxidoreductase subunit NuoK, yielding MILFVAAILFGIGILIALTRKNAMLVLMGIELMLTASMLNFIAFSRTVESHLFVLLIIVVAAAEITIALVLILKIYKYFGQIEIDKIVEKEN
- a CDS encoding DUF3109 family protein, which encodes MIPIKNTLVSDNVAFTQFVCNLNKCKGACCVEGEMGAPLDDEERHILEDIYEDVKPFLTEEGIEAIEKQGKYVLDEDNDFSTTLIERNTACAYVTYDEKGITKCGIEKAFEAGKIDYQKPISCHLYPIRITKYTSFDAINYDEWDICTAACSFGKELKVPVYKFLKTPLIRKYGTEWYDELATFIETELL
- a CDS encoding carbon starvation CstA family protein, coding for MITFITSLVILLLGYLFYGKFVDKTFKSDPTRETPAHTLEDGVDYVPMNSNRNAFIQILNIAGVGPIFGPILGALYGPSAFLWIVFGSIFAGGVHDYLTGMISLRYGGAHLPELASRFLGKYFSHIVNFFILLLLVLVGTVFVTAPAKMINELMNSETNYIIPITFCIFIYYIIATLLPIDKVIGKIYPVLGFLLLLSAVGICGGMFISGNPIPELTLENLHPKGTPYYPVIFLTISCGALSGFHASQSPIISRTMDNEKDGRKVFYGMMILEAFIAMIWAAATMSLMDGDNISQLLASGGPAAVVNEIAVVFLGTIGGTIAVIGIIVLPITSGDTSFRAARMIIADYLKIDQKTLKNRFIVAIPLFIISYILTNMDFQLLWRYFSWSNQVSSAIALWIGTIYLYQNKKYYIIALAPAFFITSVIFSYLFYDPTIGFGLDVTASNWIGLTSSILITILFFVTMKKREKLVQKG
- a CDS encoding TIGR00730 family Rossman fold protein produces the protein MEGNTDAKDILNGKTEEEQRLVRAFQKRNWSEIKSANSWVIFKVMAEFVEGFEKLARIGPCVSIFGSARTSPDHKYYKLTEEIAAKLVRHGYGVITGGGPGIMEAGNKGARSEKGKSVGLNIVLPFEQGANPYIDLDKLINFDYFFVRKVMFVKYSQGFIVMPGGLGTLDELFEAYTLIQTKKIARFPIVLVGKEFWGGMMDWIKTTVLEKEQNVSAEDLNLISLVDTADEAVKVIDDFYSQYLLSPNF